Proteins found in one Nitratiruptor sp. SB155-2 genomic segment:
- a CDS encoding ATP-dependent metallopeptidase FtsH/Yme1/Tma family protein encodes MQNSKTKKIIVIALSSLVLIMLSTLFFMKYFPQRDIDYSTYQTLLENGMIDSAKIGNEYVYIKSGGIEYKIPKEFIDTKELYKKVPVKMQENYQNFYDFLAIMILAFFVGYLVYYLKRQRKEPIPIKHQIQIAPAETPEMKMDIKPQVSAYTFDDVAGIDEVKEELEEIIDFLKDPKKYTSFGVRMPKGVLLVGPPGVGKTLIAKAVAGEAGVPFFYQSGSAFVQIYVGMGAKRVRELFKKAKEMAPSIVFIDEIDAVGKARGGMRNDEREATLNQLLTEMDGFEASSGVIVIGATNKIEVLDEALLRPGRFDRRIYVALPNKEDRMKILKIYLRKIPHNVDLERLADMSVGFSGAALASLVNEAALHALKLGKKIVELSDFEAVKDKVLYGKKKLLVFDEKEKEIQSVYQAAKALCAYWYGVDFDKLTLVGGYLKDIDREIVSKQDFMSKIKALLAGYVALQLKYNETFSNAAEDLKRVKVLAEEMVMRYGMGDRLFADVNDAIKIVEEAKVELKEYLSSHFALVEKIATYLQEHESVTKEDVKRVVDAVF; translated from the coding sequence TTGCAAAATTCTAAAACAAAAAAGATCATTGTAATAGCGTTATCATCTTTAGTGCTCATTATGTTGAGCACACTCTTTTTTATGAAATATTTTCCGCAAAGAGATATCGACTACTCTACCTATCAGACGCTTCTTGAAAACGGCATGATCGATTCAGCGAAGATAGGAAACGAATATGTCTATATAAAGAGTGGCGGTATCGAGTACAAAATCCCAAAAGAGTTTATCGATACGAAAGAGCTGTATAAAAAAGTACCGGTCAAGATGCAGGAAAATTATCAAAACTTTTATGATTTTCTGGCAATCATGATTTTGGCTTTTTTTGTAGGATACCTTGTGTACTATCTTAAGCGCCAAAGAAAAGAGCCTATACCGATTAAGCATCAGATACAGATAGCTCCGGCGGAAACGCCTGAGATGAAGATGGATATCAAGCCGCAAGTGAGTGCTTATACCTTTGATGATGTGGCGGGCATCGATGAAGTGAAAGAGGAGCTTGAAGAGATAATAGACTTTTTGAAAGATCCGAAAAAATATACAAGCTTTGGGGTTCGCATGCCAAAAGGCGTGCTGCTCGTTGGCCCACCAGGAGTCGGAAAGACATTGATCGCAAAAGCGGTAGCGGGTGAAGCCGGGGTACCGTTTTTTTATCAAAGTGGAAGTGCGTTCGTGCAGATCTATGTAGGTATGGGAGCGAAAAGGGTTCGCGAACTTTTCAAAAAAGCAAAAGAGATGGCCCCAAGCATCGTTTTTATCGACGAGATCGATGCAGTTGGCAAAGCCAGAGGAGGCATGCGAAATGACGAGCGCGAAGCGACACTCAACCAGCTTCTTACCGAGATGGATGGTTTTGAAGCTTCCAGTGGGGTCATCGTTATAGGGGCGACGAACAAGATCGAAGTTTTGGATGAAGCGCTTCTTCGACCTGGTCGTTTTGATCGAAGAATCTATGTGGCTTTGCCAAATAAAGAGGATAGAATGAAGATACTCAAAATCTATCTTCGAAAGATTCCACACAACGTAGATCTGGAACGACTTGCAGATATGAGCGTCGGATTTAGCGGTGCCGCTCTTGCCAGTCTTGTGAATGAAGCGGCACTTCATGCTTTGAAATTGGGGAAAAAAATCGTGGAGTTGAGCGATTTTGAAGCTGTCAAGGACAAAGTACTGTATGGCAAGAAAAAACTGCTTGTTTTTGATGAAAAGGAGAAAGAGATCCAAAGTGTCTATCAAGCGGCAAAAGCTTTGTGCGCTTACTGGTATGGCGTCGATTTTGACAAATTGACACTTGTCGGCGGATACCTCAAAGATATAGATAGAGAGATCGTTTCCAAACAGGATTTCATGTCAAAAATAAAAGCGCTTCTTGCCGGTTACGTGGCTTTGCAACTCAAATACAATGAAACCTTCTCCAATGCTGCAGAAGATTTGAAACGGGTAAAAGTGCTTGCTGAAGAGATGGTGATGCGATACGGTATGGGAGATAGGCTTTTTGCTGATGTAAATGATGCAATAAAAATAGTGGAGGAAGCGAAAGTCGAACTCAAAGAGTATCTGAGCAGCCATTTTGCACTGGTGGAAAAGATAGCAACCTATCTTCAAGAGCATGAGTCTGTGACGAAAGAGGATGTCAAGAGGGTCGTGGATGCAGTTTTTTAG
- the mtaB gene encoding tRNA (N(6)-L-threonylcarbamoyladenosine(37)-C(2))-methylthiotransferase MtaB, translated as MKVFFKTFGCRTNLFDTQVMMSKLKDFTITQNEEDADIVVVNSCTVTNGADSSVRNYINRIQKGNKKIYLTGCGAFTKGEELFEKKKVIGVFGHSEKERINDLLKKEQFFQLGDLESVDKTIVSEFIGKSRAFIKIQEGCDFRCSYCIIPYVRGNARSMDESLILEQIQKLASNGFGEFILTGTNVGSYGKDKDTSLAKLLKKIAMIRGVRRIRLGSIEPIQITDEFKEILDEPWMAKHLHIALQHTSDTMLEIMNRRNRVKEDLQLFEEIASHGYAIGTDFIVGHPGESEAIFEEAYENLKLFPLTHIHLFTYSKRDGTPSASMKPHVLGNVAKERYKKIQELVKQKNFDFRKKQSDLYVLVEGEKRGHYFGYDQFYNPVFIESALDLKGNWVNIHKYEIQEEANFAKF; from the coding sequence GTGAAAGTTTTCTTTAAAACATTTGGATGTCGGACCAATCTATTCGATACTCAGGTAATGATGAGTAAACTGAAAGATTTTACCATTACTCAAAATGAAGAGGATGCGGATATTGTCGTCGTGAACTCCTGTACCGTAACCAATGGAGCAGACAGTAGCGTACGCAACTATATCAACAGAATCCAAAAAGGAAACAAAAAGATCTATTTGACAGGATGTGGAGCGTTTACAAAAGGTGAAGAGCTCTTTGAAAAGAAAAAAGTCATTGGTGTTTTTGGACATTCCGAAAAAGAGCGAATTAACGATCTACTAAAAAAAGAGCAGTTTTTTCAGCTGGGAGATCTGGAATCTGTCGATAAAACGATCGTAAGCGAGTTTATCGGAAAAAGCAGGGCCTTTATCAAAATTCAAGAGGGGTGTGATTTCAGATGTAGCTACTGTATCATTCCCTATGTACGAGGCAATGCCAGAAGCATGGATGAATCGCTTATTTTAGAGCAGATTCAAAAACTGGCATCGAATGGCTTTGGTGAGTTTATACTCACGGGGACCAATGTTGGTAGCTACGGCAAAGATAAAGATACTTCTTTGGCGAAACTTCTCAAAAAAATAGCCATGATACGAGGAGTGCGACGTATTCGCTTAGGCTCCATTGAGCCGATTCAGATAACGGATGAATTTAAAGAGATTTTGGATGAGCCTTGGATGGCAAAGCATCTGCATATAGCTTTACAGCACACATCAGATACAATGCTGGAAATCATGAATCGTCGAAACAGAGTCAAAGAGGATTTGCAACTGTTTGAAGAGATCGCATCACACGGTTATGCCATAGGAACAGATTTTATTGTGGGACACCCTGGAGAGAGTGAGGCGATTTTTGAAGAGGCGTATGAAAATCTAAAACTGTTTCCATTGACCCACATACACCTTTTTACATACTCAAAAAGGGATGGAACACCATCTGCTTCGATGAAACCCCACGTTTTAGGCAATGTGGCAAAAGAGCGATACAAAAAAATACAAGAGCTTGTCAAACAAAAAAACTTCGATTTTAGAAAAAAACAGAGCGATCTGTATGTGCTTGTCGAAGGAGAAAAAAGAGGGCACTATTTTGGATATGATCAGTTTTACAACCCTGTTTTCATCGAGAGTGCATTGGATTTGAAAGGAAACTGGGTTAATATTCACAAATATGAAATACAAGAAGAGGCCAATTTTGCAAAATTCTAA
- a CDS encoding mechanosensitive ion channel domain-containing protein, with amino-acid sequence MLKLLLVVFLSLLSLYAEQNASIQEQQEQQEIQKRFHLQELQADLNHLKEKIEQNIWLKKYENYKTYYKISKELKDLDKQIWKAKRRRQKKRLQDLLAKKETLKNQLELLKEYQESPFMEIVKPPTLPKPPTIKNPFDIITALSYIKQLNSSKEYYLQKLQDMQTALDLLNKKYHVLSEMAKLDPDAVPQDELKAMKKEIKDFQESLKVAKETLRVYKRKIEENVLKTTDEIKIQGEKAFRIGAIILGILLFSLFLKWIIHRYIQDNQRAYMANKFINFLLALLIIMILLFSYIENVGYLVTILGFASAGIAIAMKDMFMSLLGWMVIVFGGSIHVGDRIKVKRNGLEYVGDVVDISLLRITILEDVTLTSYLHNIRSGRIIFVPNNYIFTDLIANYTHSGLKTVWDNINFNITFDSNHKKAAHIAKETARKYAKGYTDIARKQLNKLRSTYHLKNTNVDVRVYTFAEDYGIRISLWYQTNSYATLTLRSTISAEVIEKYLQEEDIKITYPAQKIFLTKEDFNDKSLPKESEAGV; translated from the coding sequence ATGCTGAAACTTTTATTGGTTGTCTTTTTGTCTCTTTTGTCGTTATATGCCGAACAAAATGCTTCAATTCAAGAGCAACAAGAGCAGCAAGAGATCCAAAAGCGGTTCCATCTTCAAGAGTTGCAAGCGGATCTCAATCACCTCAAAGAAAAAATCGAGCAAAATATCTGGCTCAAAAAGTATGAGAACTATAAAACCTATTACAAAATCAGTAAAGAGTTGAAAGATCTCGACAAGCAGATATGGAAAGCGAAAAGGAGGCGGCAAAAAAAGCGATTGCAAGATCTTTTGGCAAAAAAAGAGACACTGAAAAATCAACTTGAACTGTTGAAGGAGTATCAGGAATCTCCTTTTATGGAAATTGTCAAACCACCTACGCTTCCCAAACCGCCAACCATTAAAAATCCTTTCGATATTATCACTGCACTTTCTTATATCAAACAGCTCAATAGTTCAAAAGAGTATTACTTGCAAAAATTGCAAGACATGCAAACGGCGTTGGATCTATTGAATAAAAAGTACCATGTTTTGAGCGAAATGGCTAAATTAGATCCAGATGCTGTACCGCAGGATGAACTGAAGGCTATGAAAAAAGAGATCAAAGATTTCCAAGAATCTTTGAAAGTGGCAAAAGAGACGCTGCGTGTCTATAAACGGAAAATTGAAGAAAATGTTTTGAAAACGACAGACGAGATCAAGATCCAAGGAGAAAAGGCTTTCCGTATAGGCGCCATCATTCTGGGTATTTTACTATTTAGTCTCTTTTTGAAATGGATTATCCATAGATACATCCAAGATAATCAGCGGGCCTATATGGCAAACAAATTTATAAACTTTCTACTTGCGTTACTTATCATTATGATTCTTCTTTTTTCCTACATAGAAAATGTGGGTTATCTAGTCACTATTTTAGGGTTTGCATCGGCGGGTATCGCCATTGCGATGAAAGATATGTTCATGAGTCTCCTGGGATGGATGGTGATCGTTTTTGGCGGTTCTATCCATGTGGGAGATAGAATCAAAGTGAAAAGAAACGGTTTGGAGTATGTGGGCGATGTCGTAGATATTTCTTTGCTGCGAATTACGATACTCGAAGATGTTACTTTGACAAGCTACTTGCACAATATTCGTTCGGGTCGTATCATTTTTGTTCCCAATAATTATATATTTACCGATTTGATAGCCAACTATACCCATTCTGGTCTCAAAACGGTCTGGGACAATATCAACTTCAATATCACATTTGATTCCAATCATAAAAAAGCTGCACATATTGCGAAAGAGACAGCACGGAAATATGCCAAAGGTTACACTGATATTGCCAGAAAGCAGCTCAATAAACTACGCTCAACCTACCATCTCAAAAATACAAACGTGGATGTGAGAGTCTATACATTTGCTGAAGACTATGGGATTCGTATAAGTTTGTGGTATCAGACAAACTCATACGCTACTTTGACGTTGCGAAGTACCATTAGCGCAGAAGTGATCGAGAAATATCTACAAGAGGAAGATATCAAGATAACATATCCGGCCCAAAAAATCTTCTTGACAAAAGAGGATTTTAATGATAAAAGTTTGCCAAAAGAGAGTGAGGCTGGAGTGTGA
- the aroB gene encoding 3-dehydroquinate synthase, producing the protein MEVFIDLKTCEDRSYSIYIDPIQSIRLSSKTAIVTNPKVAGLHLKYLLNKIEAPELYIITLPDGEDYKNQETLDFLLDRLFDHKLDRKSVLIAFGGGVIGDMTGFAASVFQRGIDFIQIPTTLLSQVDASVGGKTGINNRFGKNLIGAFHQPKAVYIDTHFLQTLPQREFSAGVAEIVKMAVVFDKDFFEWLMKNDLKEEDNLKYAIKRSVELKAAIVAKDEREGGVRASLNYGHTFAHVIENETGYKRFLHGEAVAIGMVMANELAVKTGLLSREDAEKIKNLLQRYNLPVCYEVEDPEDFYEHFFLDKKTQNDTIKFVLPKDIGDFVITDTIKKDQIIDVLREFERC; encoded by the coding sequence ATGGAAGTGTTTATCGATCTCAAAACGTGTGAGGATCGAAGTTATTCAATATACATCGATCCAATTCAATCTATTCGACTCTCTTCTAAAACGGCTATAGTGACGAATCCAAAAGTTGCCGGACTACATCTGAAATATCTTTTAAATAAAATCGAAGCTCCAGAGCTTTATATCATTACGCTTCCTGACGGTGAAGATTATAAAAATCAAGAAACGCTCGATTTTTTACTCGATAGACTTTTTGATCATAAACTTGATAGAAAATCTGTGCTTATCGCTTTTGGCGGTGGTGTCATTGGAGATATGACCGGATTTGCTGCTTCCGTTTTTCAAAGGGGGATCGACTTTATACAGATTCCTACGACACTGCTTTCTCAGGTGGATGCCAGTGTAGGAGGAAAAACTGGTATCAACAATCGATTTGGCAAAAATCTCATAGGTGCTTTTCATCAGCCAAAAGCGGTCTATATCGACACTCATTTTTTACAGACACTGCCTCAAAGAGAGTTTTCTGCAGGTGTGGCCGAGATTGTTAAAATGGCAGTTGTTTTCGATAAAGACTTTTTTGAATGGCTTATGAAAAACGATCTTAAAGAAGAAGATAATCTCAAATACGCTATAAAACGATCCGTTGAACTCAAAGCCGCTATCGTTGCCAAAGATGAACGCGAAGGCGGTGTCAGAGCAAGTCTCAACTACGGTCACACTTTTGCCCATGTGATCGAAAATGAAACGGGATATAAGCGATTTTTGCATGGGGAAGCGGTAGCGATAGGGATGGTTATGGCAAATGAACTTGCCGTGAAAACTGGGCTACTGAGCCGAGAGGATGCGGAAAAAATAAAAAATCTACTGCAACGATACAATTTGCCTGTCTGTTACGAAGTAGAAGATCCAGAGGATTTTTATGAACACTTTTTCTTGGATAAAAAAACGCAAAACGATACGATCAAATTCGTTTTGCCAAAAGATATCGGAGATTTTGTGATCACGGATACAATCAAAAAAGATCAGATCATCGATGTTTTAAGAGAGTTTGAGAGATGCTGA
- a CDS encoding COG3400 family protein produces MQTHVLVLADGIVAKHLLQRIVKNQVTNNLYHIVYNDPTIKPSESAENILYYHFDPTSFVKLSRLFNKKYNEVVIVLGNKIDTVASFENVRRLDNNVNIVVLDRWDLKFPGRNFRLLNANEILANRVMDYFPNVPVIAQNVGLGLGEIMEVLVPFGSSYVYRHIGSIEQKNWKIAAIYRNNKLLLPTPSRMIWPNDILLLIGDPDVLKNVYRSIKREVGQFPMPFGTNSYLLVDMEELSPKSIRHMVLSGVYAHSRFKDKKLFIRVINPNDIGLLQFIKNYDGDTIEVMVDYRYKSLQQNVQEDLEHRRIGLFMLHHKTFMKKHCRSLLYEMKIPVFSLADSSLSKIKELELILTKNQKLETISSIVFDIAIQLKISLKLVEYLEQSSTQTQEIIEHFENLANIFSKPIAVEKTRSNPIRMLRSKTDLLLVYPFSQKVAQATPLNPFCTDPEALFYKLGMHHQMFFPVT; encoded by the coding sequence GTGCAAACCCATGTTTTAGTACTTGCTGATGGAATTGTAGCAAAACATCTATTACAAAGAATTGTAAAAAATCAGGTAACGAACAATCTCTATCATATCGTCTATAACGATCCTACCATAAAACCATCGGAAAGTGCAGAAAATATTCTTTATTATCATTTTGATCCTACCTCGTTTGTGAAACTCTCTCGCCTCTTTAATAAAAAATATAACGAAGTGGTCATCGTCCTTGGGAATAAAATCGACACTGTCGCATCTTTTGAAAATGTCCGAAGACTCGATAACAATGTCAATATCGTCGTTTTGGATCGATGGGATCTGAAGTTTCCAGGCAGAAATTTCCGTCTGCTCAACGCGAATGAAATATTGGCCAACAGGGTTATGGACTACTTTCCAAATGTCCCTGTCATAGCACAGAATGTGGGACTAGGCCTAGGCGAGATTATGGAGGTGCTTGTCCCTTTTGGAAGCAGTTATGTCTATCGGCATATTGGATCCATCGAGCAAAAAAACTGGAAAATCGCCGCCATTTATAGGAACAATAAGCTTTTACTGCCAACTCCGAGCAGGATGATATGGCCAAATGACATTCTTTTGCTTATTGGCGATCCGGATGTTTTGAAAAACGTCTATCGCTCGATCAAACGAGAAGTCGGACAGTTTCCCATGCCATTTGGCACCAACTCCTATCTACTTGTGGATATGGAGGAGTTGAGTCCAAAATCGATCAGGCATATGGTGTTGAGTGGCGTGTATGCGCATAGTCGTTTCAAAGATAAAAAGCTTTTTATCCGCGTTATCAACCCAAACGACATCGGACTGTTGCAGTTTATCAAGAATTATGACGGTGATACGATAGAGGTGATGGTGGATTACCGTTACAAATCGCTGCAACAAAATGTTCAAGAAGATCTTGAACATCGGCGCATTGGCCTTTTTATGCTGCACCATAAAACATTCATGAAAAAACATTGTCGCTCGCTTTTGTATGAGATGAAAATTCCAGTCTTTTCACTTGCCGACTCATCCTTGTCCAAAATAAAGGAGTTGGAGCTGATTTTAACGAAGAATCAAAAACTAGAAACCATCTCATCTATCGTTTTCGATATTGCTATTCAATTGAAAATCTCTTTGAAACTCGTAGAGTATCTTGAACAAAGCTCTACTCAGACGCAGGAAATTATCGAACATTTTGAAAATCTTGCGAATATCTTTTCCAAGCCGATTGCTGTAGAAAAAACAAGATCGAATCCTATCCGTATGCTACGATCGAAAACGGATCTGCTTCTTGTTTATCCATTCAGTCAAAAAGTAGCCCAAGCCACACCTCTCAATCCATTTTGTACCGACCCAGAAGCGCTTTTTTACAAACTTGGCATGCATCATCAGATGTTCTTTCCTGTAACCTAA
- the tgt gene encoding tRNA guanosine(34) transglycosylase Tgt, with the protein MDFFIDATDNNARACTIKTSHSTIKTPVFMPVGTAASVKSLDTVDLRDILQTQIILANTYHLYLRPGDNVVKKLGGLHGFTGYNRSFLTDSGGFQAFSLSDISKANERGIEFQSHIDGSKHFFTPQKVLDIQYNLGSDIMMILDDLVALPATKERLALSVDRTTRWAQESIKYHKKMQAQGIGTNQNIFAIIQGGTDYEFRKKSAMELTALDFDGFAIGGLSVGEENSVMYNTVEFTTPFMPKNKPRYLMGVGTPEDLVECIDRGVDMFDCVMPTRNARNGTIFTSFGRLNIKAAKYKLDQNPIDEACSCYTCQNYTRAYLNHLYRAKELTYYRLASIHNLHYYLTLMKEAREAIEKGEYKAFKKAFYARRQS; encoded by the coding sequence TTGGATTTTTTTATCGACGCTACCGACAATAACGCCAGAGCCTGTACTATAAAAACATCACATTCTACCATAAAAACGCCTGTGTTTATGCCTGTCGGAACGGCTGCCAGCGTAAAATCTCTCGATACTGTCGACTTGCGAGATATCCTTCAAACACAAATTATCTTGGCAAACACATACCATCTATATTTAAGACCGGGAGACAATGTGGTCAAAAAACTTGGAGGACTACACGGATTTACCGGTTACAATCGAAGCTTCCTGACAGATAGTGGTGGCTTTCAAGCTTTCAGTCTCAGCGATATCAGCAAAGCCAATGAAAGAGGCATCGAATTCCAAAGCCATATAGATGGTTCGAAACACTTTTTTACTCCGCAAAAAGTTTTAGACATCCAATACAATCTTGGTAGTGACATCATGATGATTTTAGATGATCTGGTCGCACTTCCGGCAACAAAAGAGCGTCTTGCACTCTCTGTCGATAGAACCACCCGATGGGCACAAGAGTCGATCAAATACCACAAAAAAATGCAAGCACAAGGCATCGGAACCAACCAAAATATCTTTGCCATTATCCAAGGCGGAACCGATTACGAATTTCGTAAAAAAAGCGCTATGGAACTGACAGCTCTCGATTTCGACGGATTTGCCATAGGAGGGCTGAGTGTAGGAGAGGAAAATAGCGTCATGTATAATACAGTAGAGTTCACAACTCCTTTTATGCCCAAAAACAAACCAAGATATCTCATGGGCGTAGGCACACCAGAAGATTTGGTTGAATGCATCGACCGAGGCGTAGATATGTTCGATTGTGTGATGCCAACAAGAAATGCACGAAACGGGACGATATTTACCTCTTTTGGCAGACTCAACATCAAAGCTGCAAAATATAAACTTGATCAAAACCCTATCGATGAAGCGTGTAGCTGCTATACATGCCAAAACTACACCAGAGCCTATCTCAACCATCTTTACAGAGCAAAAGAGCTGACATATTACCGCCTCGCTTCCATTCACAATCTGCACTACTATCTAACGCTTATGAAAGAAGCAAGAGAAGCGATCGAAAAGGGTGAATATAAAGCGTTTAAAAAAGCATTTTACGCAAGGAGACAATCATGA
- a CDS encoding pyridoxine 5'-phosphate synthase — MKLGVNIDHIAVLREARKINDPDPIEALPIVKRAGADQITIHLREDRRHINDFDAKRIIEYSSLPVNMECSIDPDIIDIVAQLKPHRATLVPEKREEVTTEGGLDVIGQYERISDAIEKLKANEIDVSLFIDPDIEIIAACADTGADMVELHTGEYANIYAMLYSNLSKTPHSIKSLELSRKELQEKLSIAIGDLENAAIYAAKSGLLVAAGHGLNYQNVGTIAAMANIIELNIGQSIIARSIWDGLFEAVRKMKEIIDEAGHCH, encoded by the coding sequence ATGAAACTCGGTGTCAACATCGATCATATTGCAGTACTAAGAGAAGCGAGAAAAATCAATGATCCTGATCCCATAGAAGCTCTTCCCATCGTGAAAAGAGCGGGAGCAGATCAGATAACCATCCATCTTCGTGAAGACAGACGCCACATCAACGATTTTGATGCAAAAAGGATCATTGAGTACTCTTCTCTCCCGGTGAATATGGAGTGTAGCATCGATCCGGATATTATCGACATCGTTGCACAGCTCAAGCCTCACAGAGCAACGCTTGTTCCTGAAAAGCGAGAAGAGGTGACTACAGAAGGTGGCCTTGACGTCATTGGACAGTATGAACGCATCAGTGATGCCATTGAAAAACTGAAAGCGAACGAGATAGATGTCTCCTTGTTTATCGATCCAGATATCGAAATCATAGCGGCCTGTGCCGATACGGGAGCCGATATGGTGGAACTGCATACAGGAGAGTATGCAAATATCTATGCAATGCTCTATTCCAATCTATCCAAAACGCCACACTCCATCAAATCTTTGGAACTTTCGAGGAAAGAACTGCAAGAAAAGCTCTCCATTGCTATCGGGGACTTGGAAAATGCTGCGATTTACGCTGCAAAATCGGGACTGCTCGTAGCCGCTGGACATGGTCTTAATTATCAAAATGTTGGAACTATTGCTGCAATGGCAAATATCATTGAACTCAATATCGGTCAAAGCATCATCGCTAGAAGCATTTGGGATGGCCTTTTTGAAGCGGTCAGGAAAATGAAAGAGATCATCGATGAAGCCGGTCATTGCCATTAG
- the pdxA gene encoding 4-hydroxythreonine-4-phosphate dehydrogenase — MKPVIAISLGDFNGIGPEIALRCHDQIKQSCTPLYFTNYKIIQQAANILKVQVPEDLEVEYVKGDFIIKPGKVSKKSGAFSFRSFQKAVEFTASGICDALVTLPVHKEAWMKANIPYKGHTDYLRKRFKKEAIMMLGCDKLFVALFTEHVPLKKVPGLIEKKRLTQFLIDFYHETTPAKPVAVLGLNPHAGDGGVLGDEERIIKKAIDKANEAIKQEIFFGPVVPDVAFTSNFRKKLSHIVAMYHDQGLAPLKALYFDESINVSLNLPILRTSVDHGTAFDIAYKKMANTTSYLNAVQYAISHLR; from the coding sequence ATGAAGCCGGTCATTGCCATTAGTCTAGGCGATTTCAATGGTATCGGACCAGAAATTGCCCTGAGATGCCACGATCAAATTAAACAATCCTGTACCCCACTCTACTTTACAAACTATAAAATAATTCAACAAGCTGCCAATATTTTGAAGGTTCAGGTTCCTGAAGATTTAGAAGTAGAGTATGTCAAAGGCGATTTCATTATCAAACCTGGAAAAGTCAGCAAGAAAAGTGGTGCTTTTTCCTTTCGATCTTTCCAAAAAGCTGTAGAGTTCACCGCTTCAGGAATATGCGATGCCCTTGTTACCCTTCCTGTTCATAAGGAAGCGTGGATGAAAGCGAATATCCCTTATAAGGGCCATACGGATTATCTTCGAAAAAGATTCAAAAAAGAGGCTATCATGATGCTTGGCTGCGATAAACTTTTTGTAGCCCTTTTTACAGAACATGTCCCTTTGAAAAAGGTGCCAGGTTTGATCGAAAAAAAGAGACTGACCCAGTTTCTAATCGATTTTTACCATGAGACTACTCCTGCCAAACCGGTTGCCGTTTTGGGTCTCAATCCTCATGCAGGCGATGGCGGCGTTTTGGGAGATGAAGAGCGAATTATCAAAAAAGCGATCGACAAAGCAAATGAAGCAATCAAACAAGAGATCTTTTTCGGTCCAGTCGTACCCGATGTGGCGTTTACATCAAATTTTAGGAAAAAACTCTCTCACATTGTCGCCATGTATCATGATCAAGGGCTTGCGCCTTTGAAAGCTCTCTATTTCGATGAATCAATAAACGTCAGCTTAAACTTACCTATACTCCGTACCTCTGTCGACCATGGCACCGCTTTTGATATTGCCTATAAAAAAATGGCAAACACCACGAGTTATCTTAACGCCGTACAATATGCAATCTCTCACCTACGATGA
- a CDS encoding MTH1187 family thiamine-binding protein codes for MSVLMEIAMFPTDVGESKSKYVAEVLKVIEESGLPYQLTPMATIVEGESVEEVSALIPKMYHALEKMGCGRVYSVAKFDIRPGKSNRLKQKVESVQKHFSS; via the coding sequence ATGAGTGTTTTGATGGAGATAGCGATGTTTCCAACGGATGTTGGAGAAAGCAAAAGTAAATATGTGGCCGAGGTTCTAAAGGTTATTGAAGAAAGCGGACTGCCATATCAACTCACACCAATGGCGACTATCGTGGAGGGAGAGAGTGTGGAAGAGGTGAGTGCACTGATACCCAAAATGTATCACGCTTTGGAAAAGATGGGGTGCGGGCGGGTATACAGTGTAGCAAAGTTTGATATCAGGCCTGGAAAGAGTAACAGACTTAAACAAAAGGTTGAATCAGTACAAAAACATTTCTCATCGTAG
- a CDS encoding nucleotide pyrophosphohydrolase, whose protein sequence is MSVAIEAAELMEHFQWCDKDTKEFTQSQKEEIGEEMADVLHYLLRLASVLDIDLYEASKKKIAKNQKRFPVEMAKSMKKSGC, encoded by the coding sequence ATGAGTGTGGCAATAGAAGCGGCGGAACTCATGGAGCATTTCCAGTGGTGTGATAAAGATACCAAGGAGTTTACGCAATCTCAAAAAGAGGAAATTGGTGAAGAGATGGCAGATGTGTTACACTATCTTTTGAGGCTTGCTTCGGTACTGGATATTGATCTGTATGAGGCATCAAAGAAAAAGATTGCAAAAAATCAAAAGCGATTTCCGGTTGAAATGGCAAAAAGTATGAAAAAAAGCGGATGCTAA